One Comamonas odontotermitis genomic window, CAAGTTATCCCCAAAGACACCCCATGCCGCAACAATTGAACTCCGCATCGAAGGCTTTGACTATCTCGTCTGCGCAGACTCGTGCATATCGCGCTAGTGGCCAACATGGCATTACCTTGATTGAATCGCTCATTGCCATTTTGGTAGCCGCACTTGGCATTCTTGGCATCATCGGCGTGCAATTGCGTACCCTCGCCGACACGCAAACGACGGTACGGCGTGAACAAGCTATTCGGCTGATTGAAGATTTCAGCGAGCGCATGAAAATCAGTCCCAATGCCCTGGTCAACATGGGAAGTTATACCAGTGGGTGGTCGACCTCCCTGCCAACTCCAGATGCTGGTACGAGCTGCACAACCGGCACCTGTACACCTGCCCAGCTTGCTGCCTATGACCTGGCGGAATGGAAGCAGCTCGTGCAGGCCAGCCTTCCCATGGGTGACGCCAACGTCTTTCAAGCGACAGGAGAAACGGTTGCAGCCAACCGCCGCCAGCTTGGAATCATGATTCGCTGGCGAGAAAACGAAAAAAATCAAGACGCCGACTATCTTTCAAATCTTCAAATCAGTGCGGCCGCTAACGGCAGTGGCGGTACAGCCGTCACCTGTGATACCGGCTACACCTGCCATCTGCAATATATCCCCGTCAGTGCTCGATGCGCTCCATATAACGGCACTGCTACCACTCGGTATTTCTGCCCTGGAAATTAAATCTTAGCAATGGAAAGCAATATGAAAAAAGAACTGGCTGCCTGCGCTTACGGTTTTGGCGTACAAAGACAAACAAATATAGAAAATCTGCAGAGTCATTATCTGAGGTCGCGTCAGCACGGCTTCACCCTGGTTGAGCTCATGGTCGGTATCGCCATCGGCCTGCTCGTTGTTGCCGTAGCTGGAGGGGCATTAATGGTATCGCGAGGTGTGTCTGGCACGGTCAGTGATGCCAGCACTCTGCAACAACAAGCCAGTTATGCCTTTCGTGTCATCGGGCAACAATTGCGCCAGTCTGGATCACTTTATCTCAATCTAGATCCCAATAGCGTGGGCAACGCGACTTCTGCAACAGAGGCCTCCGCTACCCCCTATGCCCTGCCTGTTGCGATCGAAACAAAGAAGGCAGGGGCCGACAATAGTTTTGACCCCCGTCAGATTTCTAATAGCCTCACTGGCACCAATAGTACGGTCACCGCTGGCTATCGCCGCTACAAAGAAGACTCTTATCAGCCAACTGCCGCAACACCTGCCATGCAATCCCAATCGCGTGATTGCATGGGTGGGCCCACTGATGACACGGCGAATGATGGGTACGCTCGCCTGCAAAGCACATTTAGTCTGGCCTCAGATGGCACTCTTCGCTGCACTGGCACAACCAGCACTACCGCGCAACCAATTATTCGAAACGTTGCCAATTTCCGCTTGCGATACCTTGTTCTTAGTGGTGGGGGCACCAGTAACCCCGCTGTCAGATACGTGGATGCGGGTGCTACTGGTTCTGGCATCTCTAACTGGGCGCAGGTGACGGGTGTAGAGGTTTGTCTGGTGCTGTTTGGAAATGAACGTATGGACATTCCCACAGGCACCAAATATACCGATTGCGACGGCGCCACTACCGTTGATATGTCCAGCGCTACAGCGACTGACATGTCAGGCAGTGCAATAGGCACAGCGCGCGCTGGGCGCATGCACATGGTGTTTCGAAATATCTACCAACTGCGTAGCCAGGGGCTGATTGGCAGCGTGCTGTAAGCCCAAAAATACCGCGCAAAGCAATAATCATGATTGAAAATCGTTTCTTTTATTTTTCTCCTGGTCGAGGCAATCAGCGCGGCATAGCGCTGTTTGTTGTTATTGTTTTCGTGATGTTATCCATGCTGCTGGCATTATGGGCATCACGCACATCGCTGTTTAGCGAAATGATAGTAGGCAATGATGCAGATTATCAGAGAGCGTTTGAAGCCGCCCAGGCTTTAATGCAAGACGCAGAGTTAGATATACGGGGTGAAAATGCGAATGGTACTGTATGTACGCCCGACACGGGCGATAGTAAAGTCTGCCGTCGCAGCAGCGTGCCCCAAATTCCGCTAACAGAGGCAGAAGTTGCCCCGCTGTTGTCGGAGCTTGCGAATAAAACCTACCAGTGCAGTCATGGCCTATGCGTCAAACATACCAAAAAACAGGACTTCTGGAACATTCCCAGTAGTGTTACCAGTCAGGGTTTTAATCTCGCTCAGATGACAGGTACCAATACGAGCGACGGCAGTCCCGTTGGTGCACGTTACGGTATGTATACCGGCGCGCAGCTTGGTAGCAGTGGTAATGCCAATCCTATTTTGGCTGATCGCAGCAGCGCTACCAGCGGTGGATGGTATTGGATCGAAGTGCTCAAGTACGACGAAAGCAGCAGGACATCCGGTCTGATTGTGGCGCAAAGTGCAGGCGTCAGCACTGCCAATAACAGCTATCTGTCTGCCAACTTGGTTCCTAACGTTATGTACCGCATCACTGCCCTGGCCTATGGCCGAAAAGCAGGCATGCCGCCTGTCGTAATCCAAGAAACCTATGTGCGACAAAAAACGAAAGACCTATAAAGAGAATCCATAGGACGCCCCTGCTGCAAAAGCTGCCAAAACACGGACCGCATACATTAATTTTTTATTCGCTGCAGCCTCGCTCTATTAATAAATAATTGATCTAAGAGAGGAATACTTCATGTCTATCGATCTCCCCCAAAAAAGACGTTTCAGAAAAAATGTGCTGGCCCTGGCTGTTAGCGCCGCCTTGGCCCCTCACGCAGGTTGGGCCATTGACATTGCGACTGCACCGCCGGGCACCAAGCAGCCATATGTGGCGCCGAATGTGATTCTGTCATTGGATGATTCTGGCAGTATGGAATCCAAGGACATGGCTAATGGTACAAAAACTCGCACCCAGGTACTGAAAGAAGCCTTATCCGCCGTATTTAACGACATGACGTTGCTGCCTGATGGAAAAATCCGCTTTGCATGGCAGTCCATGAATAGACACGGCGGTCCGACTTCTGAGGCATTGCTGGGCACGGCAGCAGCCGCGGCAAATATATCGCCCATTACGACCAATAACATTAACTTTATGCGTCCATTGCAGGGAGACCATAGAGCTAATTTTCTTAACTACGTCACTGCTTACACATCTCCCGGCGGCACACCAACGCACCCAATGATGCAGCGTGCGGATGAGTATATGCGTGGAGCCATGAACCGAAATGGTCCCTGGGCGACAACCCCTGGCCAAGGCAACGGTGAATACTTGGCTTGCCGCCGAAATTACCACATTCTGTTCACTGACGGTGGCTGGAACGCAAGTTATGTAGCGACTTCGCCTGTTAATTACGATGGTACAAGCCGGACCTTGGCAGATGGTATTTTCTATGATCCTACTTCTGTCAATACCCGTGTGTACAAGGATATGGATCCGATGACAACGATTGCGGATTGGGCCTTTAGAAGCTGGGCGACGCCGTTGCAGAATCCTACCAATCCACTATTTGGGGGAACTACCGTACAGCCTTCCAATAAATATACAAGTGCACCGGCATCAGAGACATTCACCAACAGGGTCACCCATACAACTGCGACGATACCTAAGTATTGGAATCCGCGCTATGACCCGGCCACCTGGCCACATATGCAAACCTATACCATTGGCTTTACTGCCAATGCAATTCCTCTTTATAACTTTGCTTCTGACGATGTATCGGTTGCGAAAGTGAGCAATGTCACTGCTCCTTCGGCCACACTGCCATATGGGTTTGACGGCAGCTTTGCGGACTATGCGAACGGCACTTATGTTTGGCGCGCCTCCGGCAACACCATGAGTGACAGCCGAACTACAAAAGTCGATCGGGGCCACGACATGTGGCATGCCGCGCTTAATGGCAGAGGTGGCTTTTATGCGGTCACTCAGGCTAATGACTTGAAAAAGGCTTTTGAGGACATTATCGACAAAATCAATACTGCCAACGAAGCTCAAACTACCGCTACCGCCGCCAGCGGTACCAGTGCGGCTCGCATAGACGTTGGTACCTTTACCGCCCGCTATGAGCCCCAAAAGGCTTGGAAGGGCTCTGTTTCATCCGCAACAGTTAACAAGGACGGCACTGCCACGGCCGGCTGGAGCGGCAAGACCACTGCCGATTTGCTTGATGCCATGGCGCCAACCAGTCGTGTCATTTTGAGCTGGAGTGATAAATGGACGACTGGCACAAATGTGAATAATGTGGCCTCTCTGTCCTTCAATAAAGGGGGCGTTCCTTTCAAGTGGGCTAGTGATGAGAGCAATCTGAGTACGCCGCAAAAGGCTAAGCTGGGCTTGGATACAGCCACACCCGTCGCTACCAGTGGACAAGACATTCTCGAATACATTCGCGGTGTACGCAGCAATGAGGCGACAACGGGCCCATTCCGAACACGGCAAAGTGCTCAGGGCGACATCGTCAATTCCGGCATTTGGTACACGGGCGCCCCCGCTCAAAGCTATGCATTACAAGGGTATGACAGCTTTGTGCGTGCACAAAAAAGCCGCACCCCGATGATTTATGTGGGTGGCAACGATGGGATGTTGCATGGCTTTTCTGCCACTGATGGCACCGAGAAAATTGCTTATGTACCCAATGGCGTGCTGTCAAAGCTCAAAGATTTGGCAGATCCCAATTATTCCCATAAGTACTATGTAGATGGCTCGCCGATGACAGGCGATGTGGAGTTGGGCGGAGTGGTTGCACCAGTTGGCGGAACCAGTTACTACCAGACAGACTGGCGCACCTTGCTGGTGGGGACACTAGGGTCGGGTGGTAGGGGTTATTTTGTGCTCGACGTGACCAATCCCGTTTCCGCCAGTAGTTCCATAGCGCCGGCTTTTGGCGATACGGCCGCCTTGGCTCAAAAGTTGGTACGGCTTGACCGGACACGAGGTCAAGCCGATACGCTTGATTGCACTACCGTTACTGATACTGCGCAAAATTCCGCCTGTTTGAGAATGGCAAGTGAAGATGCAGATATTGGCCATATTACTGCCCAGCCCGTGCTGAACGAGACTGATCCATTGCAAACTACCCAGATCACCCGCACAAATAATGGTCGCTGGGCGACGATACTGGGCAATGGCTACAACAGTTCAAACCAACGCCCAGTTTTGCTTGTGCAGTATCTCGATGGCGCACAGGAGCTGCTGCGTATTCCTGCGACCGCAGATACTGCGGGCAACGGTAATGCCAAGGACAATGGATTGTCAGCACCTCGCTTGGTCGACTTGAATGGCGACGGTCGGGTGGATATCGCTTATGCGGGCGACAATCTTGGCAATTTATGGAAGTTTGATCTGACCAGCGAGACGGTGACAGCCAATGCTGATGGTGTTGTAACTGCAGGCTGGGGTGTGGCATTTGGTGGCCAGCCACTGTTTACGGCGCTGGCTCCGGCAGCACTCAATGGGGCGCGTACTACAACACCATCCGACACTAACCGGCAACCTATTACCGCACCGCCCACCGTACGCGCCAATGACCGGCAAACAGGTGGCGCTGTTCCCGGCACCACAAAAGCCTTGGGAGGCATGATGGTCGCATTTGGCACTGGCCGCAATATAGCGACTGACGATCCGATTGATAAAAAGGTGCAGACCTTATATGCAGTGCTCGACAATACGCGCTATACGATCGATCACACCAATGGCACCAAACAATGGTTGAAGGTAGCTGCCGCCACCACCTGTCCAACCCCTCCTGGTGAATGCCTCGAGGTTCCTGCGCCCAGGACTGTCAGCATGGCTAACTTGGTCAAGCGCCAGATTACCGCCGCTTCAGTAGGAACGAGTCTGGGAGCTGGCCGTGTGGATGAAGACTCTGGCAATCCCCTCTATAACGCCAGCGGCTTGTGGATCGCCGGCAAGCAAGGCTGGTACATGGATTTGCCCGAGGTGGGTGAGCGTCTGCTCAAGAGCTTGGAGTTGTACGATGGCTCTAATGTCTTGCTGGCTTATACCCAAGTGCCCGCCAAGGGGTCTGTGGATTCTGCTACTGCGACTAATGTTGAGAGTTGTAACCCGATTACCGTCGATGACGAACGCCAGTATCGAACCATGTTAAACATCATGGATGGCAAGCGCCCCACAATGCAGCTGATCGATGTAGCTGGTAATGGCTCTTACAGTAATGCAGACAACGACAATGCATCTCGGCGCCAAGTAAGTAAGGGAGGACATAACGTCATCGCCTCTTCGGACACGAGGACCAAGGATATAGGAACCTGCCCGCCTGGCACCATTTGTACGGACGAAATCCTGCGTGCGCCCGAACAATCTTTGCGTCCAAGCTGGCGTAAGGTGAAATAACGAGGAGCCACGAAAATGCATAAAAAATATACGCTGTCTTGGCCACGCGGTTTTACGCTGATCGAGGTGATGATTGTGGTGGCTGTGGTTGCAATCCTATCTGCGATCGCTCTACCTAGTTACCAGGAATATATTCGCCGCGGCCATCGGGCTGATGCACGAGCGGGCTTGCTGCAAGCTGCGCAATGGATGGAGCGAGCCGCAACAGCAGGAGGCAATTATCCAACAATACTGCCGAAATCCTTGCAATGGAGGCTTGCTGATGACACTCCAGATCCACAGAAACGTTACACCATTGGGTTTGCATCCGGTAATACTGCGAGTGCGTTCACACTACAGGCGGTCCCCCAAAACCCTGGCCCCCAGGCAGGCGACAAGTGCGGCACTTATACGCTGACCAATACTGGTGTGCGCGATGTTACGGGCGCCAGCAGTGATGCTGCCAGCTGCTGGGGTAAATAGAGCCTTTGCTGCATAAATCGATTTGAAATCGACCTACCCTAAACCCCAGACGCAGTTGCACCACAGCCACCGTCTGGGGAAGCTCAGCCTCAAAATAATTTATGCAATAAAGCCCAAGGTATGGCGAAATGGTCAGCAATCGCCAGTTGTCGCAAAGCCACCAAACATCTGTTGGCAGAAGATCTCATCCAATCGCGAAGCTTTCACTTCTCTCGCCGTACATGCCCCAGCACCGAGCACTGCAACCGTCTCAACACTCCCCCCCTCCGCCCCTGTGGCTGCAACGCCATGCCCAGCCCATCGTTGCTCCCGGGGTTTGTTATGGACGCAGCAATCTGGCGGCTGACGACAGGGCCACGGCGGCTGCTGCCGCTGCCTTGCAGCGAGCCTGGCAGGAAGAGGGACTGGCGCCGGGCGAAATATGGCATTCCCCGCTACAAAGATGTGAGCAACTTGCGCTTTCCCTTCAAGCACTTGACTCTGTTTTCACACTGAAACCCGATCCCGATCTGGTCGAAATGAATTTTGGCGACTGGGAAGGCCTGCGCTGGGATGCCATCGCCCGCACCGAGATGGACGCCTGGACTGCCGATTTCTGGAACCACCCACCCGGCGGCGGCGAATCGCTGGCTGCGATGATGGCTCGCGTGGGCCGTGCTTTGGCCGCTGCACGCGTGCAGTCGCAGGCAACAGGCCAGCCCGTGCTGTGGCTGGCCCATGCCGGGGTGGCACAATGTGCACACTGGCTCATTACGCGTGGCGAGCGCCAGCCCACCGCCAAGGACTGGCCTTCGGTCAAGCTGGGTTATGGCGAATGGATTCGGTTACCGCTTCGCTGAGCCATTGCAGCCCACATCCAGCCAACTCACCTTGACTGAGGCCTGGCAAGCTGTCAGTACGACCGCAGCACAATGCCCCAGCGTCCTTCATGCTGCACGGCAACCCACAGATTGCGATGGCGGCTCAACTCGGCATCATCCGCACTACGGCGGGTGTAATCCACCACGAAGTGCACCTTGTCCGCACTGGCGAGCACCGGAGAAATGGCCTCGTAGCGGGTGTGGGTCCAGCCAGTGGCACGCAAGAGCGCAAAGAAATCCGGTGGATGGCTCCCCGGCTGCTGCCACACCAGCAATTGCGTTCCGGACCACATCTGGTGCGGAAAGTGGAGGCATGCGTCCATGCCCGGCAGATCCTGCTGGTTGAAAGCATCGGTAAACCGCTCAAGGCATTGTGTCGCCTGCGCGATGACAGTGGCAATATCGCCCTCCTGCCGGGGCTGACCGATCAGCGCATCCGCAATGCGGCTCATGGCTCTGGTCAGCGATCGCGCAGCACGCCGGTGCTGTGGTCCACATTGGCTTGCTGCGCGGCTGCTGCCGGTGCGGCCGAAGGCTGTGGCTCAGCGCCTATACCCTTGATGGTTGGCAACTCGATGGTGACTGCAGCGGGGCCATCGACGTCAGCGCCCAAGCTCACGGCACGGGGGGCATCGCTGTGCAGCGACTGGAGCACAAGACCATCGGCCACCGTGCTGCCTACGCGAAACACCTTGGCCGGCTGGTCGTCCACTGCGATCACAGCGGCTCCGCCGCCGCTGTTTTTGCCAGCCATGACCCCCAGCAAGCGCCAGCGTGTGGGAGCCGCGGGTGCGACAACAGGCGCACCGTCCAGCACGCCTAGCACGCGTGCCATGGCAGCGCCGCTGGCCTGTATAGGCGCGGTGCCGCCTGCCTGGGGTACCGCAGACACCTGGCGCGGTGCCGAGAGCGTCAGCCCCCAGAACACTGCCAATGCAGCGGCGCCAGCCCATAAAAAGCCGGCGGCGAGCCGAGGAGACCAGGGATTGCGCGAGAGTGTCACCATTCGCAGATTATGATGCACGCAGATGTCATTTCCGAAACTTTGCCCAGAGAGCATGATGTTTTCTACCCGCCTGCTGCCGGCTGTGCGCCGCGCCTCAGCCCACGTTCAGCGTGGCTTTACCTTGATCGAGCTGATGGTGGTGCTGGTCATCATCGGAGTGCTGGCCGCACTGATCGTACCCAATGTGATCGGCGCCGCCGACGAAGCGCGGGTCACCGCCGCCCGCACCGATGTGACCAACATCATGGGCGCTCTGAAGCGCTATCGGCTGGACAACCAACGCTATCCCACCGCAGAGCAAGGGCTGGCTGCACTCATCAACCGCCCTGCCAGCGGCCCGCAGCCCATGAACTGGAAGCCCTATCTGGAAAAGCTGCCCAAGGACCCCTGGGGCAACCCATACCAGTACCTGAACCCCGGCGTGAAGGGCGAAGTCGATGTAATGAGCTTTGGCGCAGATGGCCAATCGGGCGGCGACGGCAACAATGCCGACATCGGCAGCTGGCAGTAAGTCGGCAGGAACGTGTTGGCAGCCATGGGCA contains:
- a CDS encoding pilus assembly protein → MSIDLPQKRRFRKNVLALAVSAALAPHAGWAIDIATAPPGTKQPYVAPNVILSLDDSGSMESKDMANGTKTRTQVLKEALSAVFNDMTLLPDGKIRFAWQSMNRHGGPTSEALLGTAAAAANISPITTNNINFMRPLQGDHRANFLNYVTAYTSPGGTPTHPMMQRADEYMRGAMNRNGPWATTPGQGNGEYLACRRNYHILFTDGGWNASYVATSPVNYDGTSRTLADGIFYDPTSVNTRVYKDMDPMTTIADWAFRSWATPLQNPTNPLFGGTTVQPSNKYTSAPASETFTNRVTHTTATIPKYWNPRYDPATWPHMQTYTIGFTANAIPLYNFASDDVSVAKVSNVTAPSATLPYGFDGSFADYANGTYVWRASGNTMSDSRTTKVDRGHDMWHAALNGRGGFYAVTQANDLKKAFEDIIDKINTANEAQTTATAASGTSAARIDVGTFTARYEPQKAWKGSVSSATVNKDGTATAGWSGKTTADLLDAMAPTSRVILSWSDKWTTGTNVNNVASLSFNKGGVPFKWASDESNLSTPQKAKLGLDTATPVATSGQDILEYIRGVRSNEATTGPFRTRQSAQGDIVNSGIWYTGAPAQSYALQGYDSFVRAQKSRTPMIYVGGNDGMLHGFSATDGTEKIAYVPNGVLSKLKDLADPNYSHKYYVDGSPMTGDVELGGVVAPVGGTSYYQTDWRTLLVGTLGSGGRGYFVLDVTNPVSASSSIAPAFGDTAALAQKLVRLDRTRGQADTLDCTTVTDTAQNSACLRMASEDADIGHITAQPVLNETDPLQTTQITRTNNGRWATILGNGYNSSNQRPVLLVQYLDGAQELLRIPATADTAGNGNAKDNGLSAPRLVDLNGDGRVDIAYAGDNLGNLWKFDLTSETVTANADGVVTAGWGVAFGGQPLFTALAPAALNGARTTTPSDTNRQPITAPPTVRANDRQTGGAVPGTTKALGGMMVAFGTGRNIATDDPIDKKVQTLYAVLDNTRYTIDHTNGTKQWLKVAAATTCPTPPGECLEVPAPRTVSMANLVKRQITAASVGTSLGAGRVDEDSGNPLYNASGLWIAGKQGWYMDLPEVGERLLKSLELYDGSNVLLAYTQVPAKGSVDSATATNVESCNPITVDDERQYRTMLNIMDGKRPTMQLIDVAGNGSYSNADNDNASRRQVSKGGHNVIASSDTRTKDIGTCPPGTICTDEILRAPEQSLRPSWRKVK
- the gspG gene encoding type II secretion system major pseudopilin GspG; translation: MMFSTRLLPAVRRASAHVQRGFTLIELMVVLVIIGVLAALIVPNVIGAADEARVTAARTDVTNIMGALKRYRLDNQRYPTAEQGLAALINRPASGPQPMNWKPYLEKLPKDPWGNPYQYLNPGVKGEVDVMSFGADGQSGGDGNNADIGSWQ
- a CDS encoding type IV pilin protein; the encoded protein is MHKKYTLSWPRGFTLIEVMIVVAVVAILSAIALPSYQEYIRRGHRADARAGLLQAAQWMERAATAGGNYPTILPKSLQWRLADDTPDPQKRYTIGFASGNTASAFTLQAVPQNPGPQAGDKCGTYTLTNTGVRDVTGASSDAASCWGK
- a CDS encoding PilW family protein, which encodes MKKELAACAYGFGVQRQTNIENLQSHYLRSRQHGFTLVELMVGIAIGLLVVAVAGGALMVSRGVSGTVSDASTLQQQASYAFRVIGQQLRQSGSLYLNLDPNSVGNATSATEASATPYALPVAIETKKAGADNSFDPRQISNSLTGTNSTVTAGYRRYKEDSYQPTAATPAMQSQSRDCMGGPTDDTANDGYARLQSTFSLASDGTLRCTGTTSTTAQPIIRNVANFRLRYLVLSGGGTSNPAVRYVDAGATGSGISNWAQVTGVEVCLVLFGNERMDIPTGTKYTDCDGATTVDMSSATATDMSGSAIGTARAGRMHMVFRNIYQLRSQGLIGSVL
- a CDS encoding pilus assembly PilX family protein, producing MIENRFFYFSPGRGNQRGIALFVVIVFVMLSMLLALWASRTSLFSEMIVGNDADYQRAFEAAQALMQDAELDIRGENANGTVCTPDTGDSKVCRRSSVPQIPLTEAEVAPLLSELANKTYQCSHGLCVKHTKKQDFWNIPSSVTSQGFNLAQMTGTNTSDGSPVGARYGMYTGAQLGSSGNANPILADRSSATSGGWYWIEVLKYDESSRTSGLIVAQSAGVSTANNSYLSANLVPNVMYRITALAYGRKAGMPPVVIQETYVRQKTKDL
- the pilV gene encoding type IV pilus modification protein PilV, yielding MPQQLNSASKALTISSAQTRAYRASGQHGITLIESLIAILVAALGILGIIGVQLRTLADTQTTVRREQAIRLIEDFSERMKISPNALVNMGSYTSGWSTSLPTPDAGTSCTTGTCTPAQLAAYDLAEWKQLVQASLPMGDANVFQATGETVAANRRQLGIMIRWRENEKNQDADYLSNLQISAAANGSGGTAVTCDTGYTCHLQYIPVSARCAPYNGTATTRYFCPGN
- a CDS encoding histidine phosphatase family protein, which produces MPQHRALQPSQHSPPPPLWLQRHAQPIVAPGVCYGRSNLAADDRATAAAAAALQRAWQEEGLAPGEIWHSPLQRCEQLALSLQALDSVFTLKPDPDLVEMNFGDWEGLRWDAIARTEMDAWTADFWNHPPGGGESLAAMMARVGRALAAARVQSQATGQPVLWLAHAGVAQCAHWLITRGERQPTAKDWPSVKLGYGEWIRLPLR
- a CDS encoding type II secretion system protein N, with translation MVTLSRNPWSPRLAAGFLWAGAAALAVFWGLTLSAPRQVSAVPQAGGTAPIQASGAAMARVLGVLDGAPVVAPAAPTRWRLLGVMAGKNSGGGAAVIAVDDQPAKVFRVGSTVADGLVLQSLHSDAPRAVSLGADVDGPAAVTIELPTIKGIGAEPQPSAAPAAAAQQANVDHSTGVLRDR